In Lotus japonicus ecotype B-129 chromosome 5, LjGifu_v1.2, one genomic interval encodes:
- the LOC130718778 gene encoding 3,9-dihydroxypterocarpan 6A-monooxygenase-like, with amino-acid sequence MLAQHSHCTEQQDQFLIFFKMISGMSEIQDYIQLFMILLLSTIAVLAILTRNQNKNHRPPSPPALPIIGHLHLISRLPHQSFHYLSSCYGPIMQLFLGSVPCVVVSTPEAAKEFLKTHDTSFSNRFVSAAVHYLSYGSNGFLFAPYGESWKLMKKLCMSELLGGRTLDHFLPLRQQETLRFLKLLRIKGEAGEVVDVGAELLTLTNSIITRMTMGRTCCENDSEVEDIRKMVVDTVELVGRFNVSDCVWFCRYLGLRKMDKRVKEIHDRFDSIMERVISEHEAARKKIMERGESAQNRDLLDILLKIHHGDESTEVKLTIENIKAFILDIFMAGTDTTSITMEWALAELINHPDVMEKARHEIDSVTGNRRLIEESDLPNLPYLRAIVKETLRLHPAAATFFRESSESCNVNGYEIPAKSLLFINLWSMARDPNLWEDPLEFRPERFMGVENQLDVRGQNFKLIPFGSGRRVCPGISLALVVVPTNLGAMIQCFEWKVSGTVSMEEKPSITLPRAHPLICVPVPRFSGENAYI; translated from the exons ATGCTTGCACAACATAGCCATTGCACAGAGCAGCAGgatcaatttttaatattttttaaaatgatttcAGGCATGTCTGAAATTCAAGACTACATTCAACTTTTCATGATTTTGCTACTCTCCACCATTGCAGTTCTAGCAATACTCACTAGAAACCAGAACAAGAATCATCGTCCACCCAGCCCTCCAGCACTCCCTATCATTGGACACCTTCACCTCATTTCTCGTTTACCTCACCAAAGTTTTCACTATCTCTCATCTTGCTACGGACCGATCATGCAGCTTTTCCTAGGCTCAGTCCCTTGTGTCGTGGTTTCCACCCCAGAAGCCGCCAAGGAGTTCCTCAAAACCCACGACACTTCCTTCTCTAACCGGTTCGTAAGTGCTGCGGTTCACTACCTCTCATACGGCTCAAACGGTTTCTTGTTTGCGCCTTACGGAGAATCCTGGAAGCTCATGAAGAAACTCTGCATGTCTGAGCTTCTCGGTGGCAGAACACTCGATCACTTTCTTCCCTTGAGGCAACAAGAGACTCTCAGGTTTCTCAAACTACTTAGAATCAAAGGTGAAGCTGGTGAAGTTGTTGATGTTGGTGCTGAGCTATTGACTCTCACCAATAGTATTATAACAAGAATGACTATGGGCAGAACGTGCTGTGAAAATGATAGTGAGGTGGAGGACATTAGGAAGATGGTGGTGGACACTGTGGAGCTGGTAGGGAGGTTTAATGTGTCTGACTGTGTTTGGTTTTGCAGGTATTTGGGTTTGCGGAAAATGGACAAGAGGGTGAAAGAGATTCATGACAGGTTTGACAGCATTATGGAGAGGGTGATATCGGAGCATGAAGCAGCGAGGAAGAAAATCATGGAAAGAGGTGAAAGTGCTCAAAATAGGGATTTGCTTGATATTTTGTTGAAAATACATCATGGAGATGAGAGCACTGAAGTAAAATTGACCATAGAAAATATCAAGGCTTTCATTTTG GACATATTTATGGCAGGAACAGACACAACTTCTATAACCATGGAATGGGCTCTGGCTGAGCTAATCAACCACCCAGATGTGATGGAGAAAGCACGACACGAGATCGATTCAGTGACCGGTAATCGCAGGTTAATAGAGGagtcagatcttcccaaccttCCTTACTTGCGAGCTATTGTTAAAGAAACACTGAGGCTTCACCCTGCTGCTGCAACTTTTTTTAGGGAATCATCTGAAAGTTGTAATGTTAATGGCTACGAGATTCCTGCAAAGTCCTTGTTATTTATCAATTTGTGGTCCATGGCTAGGGACCCCAACCTGTGGGAGGACCCACTTGAGTTCAGGCCAGAGAGGTTTATGGGTGTAGAGAACCAATTAGATGTGAGGGGGCAGAATTTCAAGCTAATTCCATTTGGCTCTGGAAGAAGGGTGTGTCCTGGAATCTCACTAGCACTTGTGGTTGTACCAACCAATCTTGGTGCCATGATTCAGTGTTTTGAATGGAAGGTAAGTGGGACTGTTAGCATGGAAGAGAAACCATCAATTACCCTTCCAAGGGCTCATCCTTTGATTTGTGTCCCTGTGCCTCGCTTTTCTGGTGAAAATGCATATATATGA